Within Ralstonia pickettii DTP0602, the genomic segment AGCACGGTGCCAGCCGCGATTACGGCAAGCGTCTTTATAAGCATGATCATTGTAGTTTCTCGTTCAAAATTTGGATTGCGGTTGTGCGGATCAATGCGCGGTTCGAAGTGAAGACGCGGACGGGGCGCGAGTGGAGCGCGAGGGTCGTCCGCGTCCTCGAGCTCATCGCAGCGTCCTGAACGCCGCACGCATCTCTGCCGCGAAGAGCCCCGGGTACTCCCAGGCGGCAAAGTGACCTCCTCGGTCGACCTCGTTGAAGTAGACCAGGTTGGGAAAAGCCCGGCGGGCCCACGTCTGCGGGGCTCGATAGAGATCGTCGTCTGGGAACACCGTGATGGCCACCGGGAGCACGATCTCGTGGGTCTTCTGCGCGGCAGCACTGACAAGGTTCTCTTCGCGGTTCTCCCAGTAAAGCCGCGCTGCCGAGACCGCCGTGTTCGTCAGCCAGTACAGCGAGAAGTTGTCCAGCACGTCGTCTTTCGTCGGTGTCTGCTTCGGGTCCTTGCCGTACGCCCACTTTCCGAACCCGCCATGCACGAGCATCCACCCTGCGAGGCCAACCGGGGAGTCCGTCAGCCCGTAGCCGACGGCCTGTGGCCGCCAGCTCATCATGGTCAGGTAAGTCCAGCCCCCGTTCCTGGTGAAGTTTCTAAGGGCGTCAAATTCCGCGCGCTCCTTGTCGGAGAGTCCCGCCGGTGCGGGTCCGCCGCTGGCGAAGGCCTCGGCTGCGTCGGGAGGCAATACCGCCGGCAAGTTGGTGTGAATGCCGAGCAGTCCCGCCGGCGCCTGCAGCCCCATCCTCTCGACGACGCCCGCCCCCCAATCTCCGCCCTGCGCTACGTAGCGCGTGTATCCCAGCCGCTTCATGAGCACGTCCCACGCCCGGCCGATGCGATCCAATCCCCAGCCTGTCTCGGTCGGTCGCGACGAGAAGCCGAAGCCCGGCAGGGACGGAATCACGACGTCGAAGGCATCCTCCACCCGGCCGCCGTATCTGGTGGGGTCGGTGAGCGGGCCGATGAGCTTGATCTGCTCGAAGACCGAGCCCGGCCATCCGTGCGTGACGATGACCGGCAGCGCGTTCGGGTGGCGCGACTTGACGTGGATGAAGTGGATGTCGACCCCGTCGATCCTCGTCATGAACTGCGGGAAGGCGTTCAACCTCGCCTCGGCCTTGCGCCAGTTGTAATCAGTCGCCCAGTAGCGGACGAGTCCCTGAAGGTTCGCAAGCTGCGCGCCCTGCGACGGATCTGCGACAGTCTCCTTGTCTGGCCAGCGGGTCGCCGCGAGGCGGCGGCGGAGATCTGCGAGGTCGGCGTCGGGCACGTGCGCGCGGAAGGGGCGGATCGCCTCGTTGTCGGCCGCCTGGCGTGAGGCCAATGCCGCCGACACCGCGAGTCCGTCAGCGCTGGTCGCGGCGGCGCTGCGAGAGGCGAACGCGAATGGACTGACGAAAAGCGCGGCTGCCGAACCGGCAAGGAAGCTGCGCCGGCTGAACGGCGAGGACGCAGCTGTATCGGGAAGCGATGGAGCTAACTGGTCGCTTCCGGGCGGGTTCTGAGTCTTTGGGTGAGTCATGGACGTAGCTCCGCGGTGCTTAAAGAATCTCGAACCCCACGTCGACGTTGCCGCGAAGGGAGCGCGAGTATGGGCAGGTCTGGTGGGCGGTTTCCACCAGTTGCCTCTTCACGGCCGCATCCAGTCCCGGCAGGCTGACCTTCAGCGTCACGCCGAGGCCATAGTGGGCGCCGCCGTCGGTCTTGCCCAGCGACACTTCGGCGTCGATGGCCGCGTCCTTCGGCAGCTTGACACCCAACTGCTTGCCGGCGCTTTCGACGGCAACGATGAAGCAGGCTGAGTACCCGATGCCGAACAGCTGTTCGGGGTTGGTACCAGGCCGGCCGGAGCCGGGCGTGCTCAGCCTGACGTCGATGGCGCCGTCACTGGAACGGCCGGCGCCTTCGCGGCCGCCGGTGACGCGGGTATATGACGTGTAGAGCACTAGATCGAGCTTGTTGGGCATGATGATTTCCTTACATGGTTTGAGCAATGCTTCGTCGCCGAAGCGCATACATCGGTTCCGCTTTAATCGGGTGCGATGGACATGATGATAGGAGCCTGGGCTTTGGCTTGACGGACTAACTTCCCTCCTTTTATGCCAACATGAAGTGCGTCGGGCTCGGAAGTGTTTCCCGGCTTCCATAGGGTTCACACGGCGGCCGCCTCGGACTTCGAGATGTCCGACCTCACCTCTGGTATCGATGGCTCATGCAGCAGCGCTGCGCTGCGTGCTCGCCAATCCGTTCGCAGGCATCAAGGTGCGCGGGGCGATACGCGCGTCGTCGCTCGCGGCCACACGCGCGTTCTCGGACGGGGATTGGAAGGTTCTTCGACTGCAAAAAAAGAGCCCCGCGGCAAGCCGTTCGGGGCTTAAGCTCACTCAGCAGTGAGCATGGAGACAGCGGCTACCGACTTCCGGCATGCACGCTTTCACTATGCTGTACCTCCGGCAGATAACCAATGGCTTTGCACGAAGTCTCCCGTACTTTGAAACGGTTCCCTGGCCCACAGCCTGCCCGATGAAGTCATGGCGATGAGCACAGCGCCCTTGCTGACAACCGTCGTGGCGCGGCTATCGCTATCGCAATCGAATTTCAGGGTACGGAACACTGTATCGATCCGGCTGTGCCGCCTTGCGCCGTCGTCGTAGCATTGCCTCCAAAGCTGGGAGGAAGACAATGGCGGGGAACGCCCCAGCCAGGCGAGGCAACGACATGGCAACCAGCACCGGACACCAATCCACCGCGAGCGCAGCTTCCGAGCAAGCGCACGCAGTATTGCGAGACGTCGAGCGCCGGTGGAATGCCTCCGCACGGGAGTGGAATGTCGACGCGCTGACGTCCATGTATGCGCCTGAGGCGCTATTCTTCGGCGGCCGCCCAGGCCACGCCGTCGGCCAGCCGGAGATCCTGGCCTACTTCAGCTCGTATGCCGGAACGCTCCTTTCGGCATCCATGTCCCTTGTCGATCAAACCGTGATCGAACTCGGCACGGATATGCTGCTGGCGCAAGGGCACGCGAAATTCCGCTTCGTGCTCGCGGATGGACGCGAGACCTTCTCCGAACTAAGGACGACGTGGGTGCTTGTCAGGCGTCAAGGGGTATGGCAAATCCTTCAGCACCACTTTTCCCCGACACCTGAGGTGCCACCGATTCAGTAGCGGGCGGCCACCATCGAGAGAATCCGATGAACGAAGATCAAGCGCCCGGGCACGCCGATGGCACCGTGAGCAGCCAACTGTAACGCGACCCTCTTCCCAATCCCGCCTGTACCGCCGGTGACGATGGCGACCTTTCCTTCAAGACTTGTCACTTCGGGGACCCCCTATCCGTTGAGACGTTGATGGTTTCGAGCCAGATGCCCCTACGTTGGTCAGACGACCTTCGACGAGTACAGTGCCTCGAGCTGCTGCGCATTCATGCGCAGCCAGTCGCCCAGCACGCTCTCGGTGTGCTGACCCAGCCGGGGTGGCAGGCCAGCCTC encodes:
- a CDS encoding Organic hydroperoxide resistance protein, coding for MRFGDEALLKPCKEIIMPNKLDLVLYTSYTRVTGGREGAGRSSDGAIDVRLSTPGSGRPGTNPEQLFGIGYSACFIVAVESAGKQLGVKLPKDAAIDAEVSLGKTDGGAHYGLGVTLKVSLPGLDAAVKRQLVETAHQTCPYSRSLRGNVDVGFEIL